A section of the Marinimicrobium koreense genome encodes:
- a CDS encoding carbohydrate-binding protein, producing METINPNRFLRRCLAVALCSSLATIAHADLGSNLALSGGADGSSKGGGSSYGNVNDGDLNSYWQPSGTSGERIGVKNFDATFNTVIIRELNGATTGWRLEDHDTNEVLASGSTLGSERVISGFGDRQMYKVNLVIESANSAPQIAEFEIYNDSDGGGSSSSSSSSSSSNSSDSGGETVRYESENAVDFDGVVATNHSGYSGSGFVDLLNDSNSYIEWVVNQADSGNATLTFRYANGTTANRPMTVSVNGQVAHSSVDFEGTGGWSSWDIQTVTVNLAAGSNVIRADATVSSGGPNFDYIEVSGGDGSSSSSSSSSSSSSSSSSSSVPSDPGSPLSCQEANTVRGFASLGGGTTGGAGGDVVTVSSGTELEAALDNKGSNPLTIYVDGTITPGNSSVSKFDIKDMNDVSIIGVGNNALFDGIGIKIWRANNVIVRNVTMRYVRIGDKDHITIDGPSSNIWIDHNTFYNSLDVGKDYYDELVSGKNDIDNITVSYNILRDSWKTSLWGSSDGDDSHRRVTFWGNHWENANSRLPLFRFGEGHVINNYYDGILSTGINSRMGATIRIEGNVFENSQNPIVSFYSDEIGYWDVQDNIFSNITWEEGSGDDIIAGPNVQSTVSYTPPYSYSALPASDAKGHVLANAGAGVISNCVAP from the coding sequence ATGGAAACTATCAACCCCAACCGGTTCTTACGCCGGTGCCTCGCCGTGGCTCTGTGTAGCTCCCTGGCCACCATCGCCCACGCCGATCTCGGCAGCAATCTTGCCCTCAGCGGCGGTGCTGACGGTTCGAGTAAAGGCGGTGGCAGCAGCTATGGCAACGTCAATGACGGCGATCTGAACAGTTACTGGCAGCCCAGTGGCACCAGTGGTGAGCGGATCGGCGTGAAAAATTTTGATGCCACGTTCAATACTGTGATCATCCGTGAACTCAATGGCGCCACCACCGGGTGGCGTCTTGAAGATCACGATACCAACGAAGTGCTAGCGTCAGGCTCTACTTTGGGCAGCGAGCGGGTGATCAGCGGATTTGGTGACCGACAGATGTACAAGGTCAACCTGGTTATTGAAAGCGCCAACAGTGCACCGCAGATTGCCGAATTCGAGATCTACAACGATTCCGACGGCGGCGGTAGCTCATCCAGCAGCTCCAGCAGTTCGTCGTCCAACTCCTCGGATTCTGGCGGCGAAACCGTTCGCTACGAGTCGGAAAACGCGGTCGATTTTGACGGCGTGGTGGCCACCAATCACTCCGGCTACAGTGGCAGCGGCTTCGTTGACCTTCTCAACGACAGTAACAGCTACATTGAATGGGTGGTCAATCAGGCGGATTCCGGCAACGCGACCCTGACGTTCCGGTACGCCAACGGCACTACCGCCAACCGTCCGATGACGGTCAGCGTGAATGGCCAGGTGGCGCATTCCAGCGTTGACTTCGAGGGCACCGGTGGCTGGTCCAGTTGGGACATCCAGACCGTGACGGTCAACCTGGCGGCGGGCAGCAATGTGATCCGCGCCGATGCCACGGTATCCTCGGGTGGGCCGAACTTCGATTACATTGAAGTCAGCGGCGGGGATGGTTCCTCCAGCTCCAGCAGCTCATCCTCGAGCTCGTCGTCCAGTTCTTCGTCCAGCTCGGTACCCAGCGATCCGGGTTCCCCGCTCTCCTGTCAGGAGGCCAACACGGTGCGTGGCTTTGCCTCCCTCGGTGGCGGCACCACGGGCGGTGCCGGCGGTGATGTGGTGACCGTTTCCTCGGGCACCGAACTGGAAGCGGCCCTGGATAACAAAGGCAGCAATCCGCTGACCATCTATGTCGATGGCACCATCACGCCCGGAAATTCCAGCGTGAGCAAGTTCGATATCAAGGACATGAACGACGTGTCCATCATCGGTGTGGGCAACAATGCCCTGTTTGATGGTATCGGCATCAAGATCTGGCGCGCCAACAATGTGATTGTCCGCAACGTCACCATGCGCTATGTCCGTATTGGCGACAAGGACCACATCACCATTGATGGCCCGTCCAGCAACATCTGGATTGACCACAACACCTTCTACAACTCGCTGGATGTGGGCAAGGACTACTACGACGAATTGGTCAGTGGTAAGAACGATATTGATAACATCACGGTCAGCTACAACATCCTGCGCGATAGCTGGAAGACCTCTCTGTGGGGCAGCAGTGATGGCGATGACTCCCACCGCCGGGTGACCTTCTGGGGCAACCACTGGGAAAACGCCAACTCCCGCTTGCCGCTGTTCCGTTTTGGTGAGGGTCATGTCATCAACAACTACTACGACGGCATACTCAGCACCGGCATCAATTCGCGGATGGGTGCCACTATCCGGATTGAAGGCAATGTGTTCGAGAACTCCCAGAACCCGATTGTCTCTTTCTACAGTGACGAAATCGGCTACTGGGATGTCCAGGACAACATTTTCTCCAATATCACCTGGGAAGAAGGATCAGGGGACGACATCATTGCCGGCCCCAATGTCCAGTCAACAGTCAGCTACACACCGCCCTACAGCTACTCTGCGCTTCCAGCGTCGGATGCCAAAGGGCATGTGCTGGCCAACGCCGGAGCCGGTGTGATCAGTAATTGCGTTGCACCCTGA
- a CDS encoding sensor domain-containing diguanylate cyclase: MRTPAIPANEVERTAAVDALAMVHSPAEERFDRITRLACRLFDVPISLVTLISRDKQWFKSAQGLGVPETPRDVAFCAHAINHDELLLVEDARVHPDFHDHPAVTDDPHVRFYAGQPIQYQGQLVGTLCLVDYAPGTLTEEQKDTLRSLAAWVENELRVEALSAEQTQLLDELDEARRNALIDPLTKAWNRQGMDVLMQRELAVAQRSGSDVCVMLVDVDYYKQVNDRYGHVAGDEVLREVAQRLRGAVRPQDVVARYGGDEFLVFAAQCPAEMGQFLARRLVERVSGRPVTAEGVEIPLTLSIGVTAANAGPGVLATKLVNAADQALYETKAAGRNGMTFRAFA; encoded by the coding sequence ATGAGAACACCCGCCATCCCCGCCAATGAGGTTGAACGCACAGCCGCCGTTGACGCCCTGGCGATGGTGCACTCCCCCGCCGAGGAACGCTTTGACCGGATCACCCGACTGGCGTGCAGACTGTTTGACGTACCGATTTCGCTGGTCACCCTGATCTCCCGGGACAAACAGTGGTTCAAGTCCGCGCAGGGACTCGGGGTGCCGGAAACTCCGAGAGATGTCGCTTTCTGCGCCCACGCCATCAACCATGATGAACTGCTGCTGGTCGAAGACGCGCGAGTGCACCCGGACTTCCATGACCACCCGGCGGTTACCGACGACCCCCATGTCCGTTTTTACGCGGGCCAGCCCATTCAATATCAGGGCCAACTGGTCGGCACTCTGTGCCTGGTGGATTATGCGCCGGGGACCTTAACGGAGGAGCAGAAAGATACCTTGCGCAGTCTGGCGGCGTGGGTGGAGAACGAGCTAAGGGTGGAGGCGCTCAGTGCGGAACAGACCCAGTTACTTGACGAGCTGGATGAAGCCCGGCGGAACGCCCTGATCGACCCACTGACCAAGGCCTGGAATCGCCAGGGGATGGACGTATTGATGCAACGGGAGTTGGCGGTGGCGCAGCGGTCGGGCTCAGATGTTTGTGTGATGCTGGTCGACGTGGATTATTACAAACAGGTCAATGATCGTTATGGACACGTCGCCGGTGACGAAGTCTTGCGAGAAGTGGCGCAGCGGCTCCGGGGTGCTGTTCGGCCGCAGGATGTGGTGGCGCGCTACGGAGGCGATGAGTTCCTGGTGTTTGCCGCTCAGTGCCCGGCAGAAATGGGACAGTTTCTGGCGCGGCGGTTGGTCGAGCGGGTCAGTGGTCGACCGGTGACGGCAGAGGGCGTGGAGATACCCCTGACTCTGAGTATCGGGGTGACCGCCGCCAATGCCGGCCCCGGCGTGTTGGCCACCAAATTGGTCAATGCCGCCGATCAGGCGCTCTATGAAACCAAAGCCGCGGGTCGAAACGGGATGACCTTCCGGGCTTTTGCTTGA
- a CDS encoding glycosyltransferase, translating to MPHLIVLGSVWPEPKSSAAGTRMVQLLEEFQRSDWRITFASAALPSQHRLDLPARGIAEAAVELNADSFDRWLAEQAPDAVLFDRFMTEEQFGWRVERTCPSAVRLLDTEDLHSLRAARWARLKRRQSLAGSEAERQSVGPETAAPDELFQEMADSDLLQRELAAIYRCDLSLMISEFEMQLLTDTFEVPPSLLMYLPLWASSERNPLPFESREHFVSIGNFRHAPNWDAVLWLKHDLWPRIRAALPETELHLYGAYPPPKATALNNPRQGFRVLGWAEDAREVMGRARVCLAPLRFGAGIKGKLLDAMVCGTPSVTTSVGAEAMADQNHWPGVVADDADALLEAAVSLYQDKTRWQSAQIQSRTTLAQRFSPQRFEGALLDRLRTLQTTLVDHRRRNIVGTMLRHHQHRSTQYMSQWIEAKNRLAARDDSHNSP from the coding sequence ATGCCACACCTGATTGTCCTCGGCAGTGTCTGGCCCGAACCGAAATCTTCAGCGGCGGGCACCCGTATGGTGCAACTACTGGAAGAGTTTCAGCGGTCCGACTGGCGGATCACCTTTGCCAGCGCCGCCCTGCCCTCCCAGCACCGGCTCGATCTTCCGGCGCGAGGTATCGCGGAAGCGGCCGTTGAACTGAACGCGGACAGCTTCGACCGCTGGCTCGCCGAGCAAGCGCCGGATGCTGTGCTCTTTGATCGCTTTATGACCGAGGAGCAGTTTGGCTGGCGGGTTGAGCGAACCTGCCCAAGCGCCGTGAGGCTGCTGGATACCGAAGACCTGCACAGCCTGCGCGCCGCCCGCTGGGCACGGCTGAAACGTCGTCAGTCCCTTGCTGGCTCCGAAGCCGAGCGCCAGTCGGTCGGCCCGGAAACCGCCGCCCCCGACGAACTGTTTCAGGAAATGGCCGACAGCGACCTGCTGCAGCGCGAGCTGGCCGCGATTTATCGCTGCGACCTGAGCCTGATGATTTCCGAGTTTGAAATGCAGCTGCTGACGGATACCTTCGAGGTGCCGCCGTCCTTGCTGATGTACCTGCCCCTCTGGGCCTCATCCGAGCGGAACCCCCTGCCCTTTGAGTCGCGCGAGCACTTTGTCAGTATCGGCAACTTTCGCCACGCCCCCAACTGGGATGCGGTGTTGTGGCTGAAACACGACCTGTGGCCGCGCATCCGCGCGGCTCTTCCCGAAACTGAATTGCATCTGTACGGCGCCTATCCGCCACCCAAAGCCACCGCGCTGAACAACCCCCGGCAGGGCTTCCGGGTGCTCGGTTGGGCGGAAGATGCCCGCGAGGTGATGGGACGGGCACGCGTCTGCCTGGCGCCGCTGCGCTTTGGGGCCGGTATCAAGGGCAAGCTGCTGGACGCCATGGTCTGTGGCACGCCCAGTGTGACCACCTCGGTGGGTGCTGAAGCCATGGCTGACCAGAACCATTGGCCGGGCGTGGTGGCTGATGATGCCGACGCTCTTCTCGAGGCAGCAGTCTCTCTGTATCAGGACAAAACTCGATGGCAATCGGCCCAGATCCAAAGCCGGACAACTCTGGCCCAGCGATTTTCTCCCCAGCGGTTTGAGGGTGCTCTGCTCGATCGCCTGCGTACCCTGCAAACCACTCTGGTCGACCATCGACGTCGCAATATTGTCGGCACGATGTTGCGTCACCATCAACACCGCAGCACCCAGTACATGAGCCAATGGATCGAGGCCAAAAACCGCCTCGCCGCCCGTGACGATTCGCACAATAGTCCCTGA
- a CDS encoding lipid A deacylase LpxR family protein — MHLPKLMAGAVSALLTFPAYADVDWITGVWHNDLFAGTDGGGYTNGLYVSWFDLADTVPERYDVPFLVMPFDGWLLPDPYGELQVTEFTIGQAMLTPKDIEKPVPDPNDAPYAGLLQLRAAYTVIGDDVADTLGVTVGIVGPSSGADEVQRAVHKMVGATEPQGWDYQVKDEPVGQIERTRVWRFGPAPSEEPHADLLLVGSGTLGNLESAAGAAVILRYGTRLERSFGTAAQIVGRVSTPMAIDGGWSVYIGGGAEYVYNQIFVSGGGLRSGQSGDLRHDQYAGYIGASYAWERFSLTFSFVNNSNLDKNATARQRFGALKLGWKL; from the coding sequence ATGCATTTACCCAAGCTGATGGCCGGTGCCGTTTCAGCCTTACTGACTTTTCCTGCTTACGCGGATGTGGACTGGATTACCGGTGTCTGGCACAACGACCTCTTTGCCGGTACCGATGGGGGTGGCTACACCAACGGTCTCTACGTGTCCTGGTTTGACCTCGCCGACACCGTTCCGGAGCGGTACGATGTGCCGTTTCTGGTGATGCCCTTTGACGGATGGTTGCTGCCCGACCCCTATGGCGAACTGCAGGTGACCGAGTTCACCATCGGCCAGGCCATGTTGACCCCGAAAGATATTGAAAAGCCGGTGCCAGACCCGAACGATGCGCCCTACGCCGGTCTTCTGCAGCTGCGGGCGGCCTACACCGTTATCGGAGACGATGTGGCCGATACGCTCGGCGTCACCGTGGGCATTGTTGGCCCCTCCTCCGGCGCCGATGAAGTACAGCGGGCCGTGCACAAAATGGTCGGAGCAACCGAGCCTCAGGGCTGGGACTACCAGGTCAAAGACGAGCCGGTCGGCCAGATTGAGCGCACCCGGGTCTGGCGGTTTGGTCCGGCGCCGAGCGAAGAGCCCCATGCCGATCTGCTCCTGGTGGGCAGCGGCACCCTGGGCAACCTGGAGAGCGCCGCCGGTGCGGCGGTCATTCTTCGCTACGGCACCCGACTGGAGCGTAGCTTTGGTACCGCGGCCCAGATTGTCGGACGGGTCAGTACCCCCATGGCCATTGATGGCGGTTGGAGTGTCTATATCGGAGGCGGTGCGGAGTATGTGTACAACCAGATCTTTGTCAGCGGTGGCGGCCTGCGCTCCGGCCAGAGCGGTGATCTGCGCCACGATCAATACGCGGGTTACATCGGCGCCTCCTACGCCTGGGAGCGTTTCAGCCTCACCTTCAGCTTTGTGAACAACAGCAACCTGGACAAGAACGCCACCGCCCGACAGCGTTTTGGCGCCTTGAAGCTGGGCTGGAAACTGTAA
- a CDS encoding DUF3144 domain-containing protein — protein MNQPHDEDTFWNLVDEFIENANQAVDQAGDPALVSAALLQACSRFSAFVVATSSLDRKEYTDEIPSALSFLSGQFREQLEADLEDYREHYKVYIANERPDEPLH, from the coding sequence ATGAACCAACCCCATGACGAAGACACCTTCTGGAACCTGGTGGACGAATTTATCGAAAACGCCAATCAGGCGGTGGACCAGGCCGGTGACCCGGCGCTGGTATCCGCTGCCCTGCTTCAGGCCTGTTCCCGTTTCAGCGCCTTTGTGGTTGCGACCTCATCCCTGGATCGCAAGGAGTACACCGATGAAATTCCGTCCGCTCTGTCGTTTTTGAGCGGCCAGTTCCGCGAGCAGTTGGAGGCGGACCTGGAGGACTATCGGGAGCATTACAAGGTGTACATCGCCAACGAACGTCCGGATGAACCCCTGCACTGA
- a CDS encoding efflux RND transporter permease subunit, which translates to MNRLIQWFVENRVAANLLMVLIFIGALVSTSKLDKEVFPTVSLNFIEVSMNYPGAGPSEVEEQVAIRIEEAIADIDGIEEITSTSNQGWGSVRAEVVEGYDPQRVLNDIKTQVDAISTFPGDVERPVTRQIVGRSFLMSLALSGDVSEAALKETGWRVRNELTLLDGVSHVELNGTRPYEMGIEVSEASLRRYGLSFSDVSNAIAGSSLNVPAGVIRAHGGDIQIQTRNQAYTAEDFGKIPVITAADGTQVMLRDVAEIRDGFDDWSVFAQFNGRPAVFLDLSITENPDIVASAREVEAYIERTRDILPAGMTLEVWRDMSTLYESRLNLLLENAITGLLLVFVVLMLFLRPVLAAWVCVGIATAFAGAVWLLPYAGVSVNMISLFAFLLVLGIVVDDAIIVGESIYTRHQHGLKGTSSAASGAKMVATPVFLAVISTMIFFAPMMAVPGAMGTVTFAIPVVVILCLLFSLIESLLILPSHLSHLKPERESKNPLLRKLTHARQKVADSLDWFADRVYLRYLTRMLEHKLATLAGFAVAFLLSLGVFIGGWLIVSFMPMVPSDYLEARVTLPEGTPFHETTRIMRQVESAALGLDQDEELTGGSEEDLIEGIQTWAWGENVYVSVGLVGAEERDIGSPEVSRRWRELIGDIPEAKEFRLDFTINAAGDDINLNLSIADNDLDAQREAAEAVSRVLAQFPGVYDVENTIEKARQEINIELRPAAESLGVTLGQVAEQVRQAFYGAEVQRIPRGIEDVRVLVRYPREERAHISQLDRMRIRLADGTQIPLLDVARIDFVPGYSTIERRDRKRTIGISASVEEGEDANAIVAELLREHLPEWQQRFPGLTLSPDGNMQDQADFMSSMSKNFVLAVLLIYGIMAVNFRSYWQPVIILTAIPFGFMGAVIGHLVMGREISMLSMLGFIACAGVVVNDNLVLLDRINSLRHQGLVVLEAVLQAGRDRFRAIVLTSVTTFIGLMPIMAEQSVQARFLIPMVISLAFGVLFATTVTLILVPTLYLAADRVGQRWATWRGRRQGPDIDDDGALNEPTP; encoded by the coding sequence ATGAACCGGTTGATTCAGTGGTTTGTCGAGAACCGGGTAGCCGCCAACCTTCTGATGGTGCTGATCTTCATCGGCGCATTAGTGAGCACCAGCAAACTGGATAAAGAAGTCTTCCCGACGGTATCGCTCAACTTCATTGAAGTCTCCATGAACTACCCCGGGGCCGGGCCTTCGGAAGTGGAAGAACAGGTGGCCATCCGGATCGAGGAGGCCATCGCCGATATCGACGGCATTGAGGAAATCACCTCCACCTCCAACCAGGGCTGGGGCTCGGTGCGGGCCGAAGTGGTGGAAGGCTATGACCCCCAGCGGGTGCTGAACGACATCAAGACCCAAGTGGATGCCATCAGTACCTTCCCGGGTGACGTCGAGCGCCCGGTGACCCGGCAGATTGTCGGGCGCAGTTTTCTGATGAGCCTGGCGCTGTCCGGGGACGTCAGTGAGGCGGCCCTGAAGGAAACCGGCTGGCGGGTGCGCAATGAGTTGACACTGCTGGATGGGGTCAGCCATGTGGAGCTAAACGGCACCCGACCCTATGAGATGGGTATCGAGGTGTCCGAAGCCAGCCTGCGTCGCTATGGCCTGAGCTTTTCGGATGTGTCTAATGCCATTGCCGGCTCGTCCCTGAATGTGCCCGCCGGGGTGATTCGCGCCCACGGCGGCGATATCCAGATTCAGACCCGCAACCAGGCCTACACCGCCGAGGATTTCGGCAAAATCCCGGTGATCACCGCCGCCGATGGCACCCAGGTGATGTTGAGGGATGTGGCCGAGATCCGGGACGGCTTTGATGACTGGAGCGTATTCGCTCAGTTCAACGGCAGACCGGCGGTCTTTCTGGACCTGTCGATTACCGAGAATCCGGACATCGTCGCCTCCGCCCGAGAGGTGGAAGCCTACATTGAGCGGACCCGGGACATTCTGCCGGCGGGGATGACCCTGGAAGTCTGGCGGGATATGTCGACCCTGTACGAGAGCCGGTTGAACCTGCTGCTGGAAAACGCCATTACCGGCCTTCTGCTGGTGTTTGTGGTGCTGATGCTGTTCCTGCGCCCGGTGTTGGCGGCCTGGGTCTGCGTGGGCATCGCCACCGCCTTTGCCGGTGCGGTCTGGTTGCTGCCCTATGCCGGGGTGAGCGTGAATATGATCTCCCTGTTTGCGTTCTTGCTGGTTCTGGGGATTGTAGTGGACGATGCCATTATTGTGGGTGAGAGTATTTACACCCGCCATCAGCATGGTCTCAAAGGCACGTCCAGCGCGGCCAGCGGTGCCAAAATGGTCGCGACGCCGGTATTTCTGGCGGTAATCAGCACCATGATCTTTTTTGCCCCCATGATGGCTGTCCCCGGCGCCATGGGCACCGTCACCTTTGCCATCCCGGTGGTGGTGATTCTGTGCCTGCTGTTCTCCCTGATTGAGAGTCTGCTGATACTGCCTTCCCACCTCTCCCACCTGAAACCGGAACGGGAGAGTAAGAACCCACTGTTGCGCAAACTGACTCACGCCCGCCAGAAAGTGGCGGACAGTCTGGACTGGTTCGCCGACCGGGTGTATCTGCGTTACCTCACCCGGATGCTGGAACACAAACTGGCCACCTTGGCGGGGTTTGCGGTGGCGTTTCTGCTGTCCCTGGGGGTGTTTATCGGCGGCTGGCTGATCGTGAGCTTTATGCCCATGGTGCCCTCGGACTACCTGGAAGCACGGGTCACCCTGCCCGAGGGCACCCCATTCCATGAAACCACCCGCATCATGCGTCAGGTCGAATCGGCGGCCCTGGGGCTGGATCAGGATGAGGAGCTGACCGGCGGGAGTGAAGAAGACCTCATTGAAGGCATCCAGACCTGGGCCTGGGGTGAAAACGTCTATGTGTCGGTGGGCCTGGTCGGTGCCGAGGAGCGGGACATCGGGAGCCCGGAAGTGAGCCGCCGCTGGCGGGAACTGATCGGCGATATTCCAGAGGCCAAGGAATTCCGGCTGGACTTCACCATCAACGCCGCCGGGGACGATATCAACCTGAACCTGAGCATTGCCGATAACGATCTGGATGCCCAGCGCGAGGCCGCCGAAGCGGTCAGTCGGGTGCTGGCCCAGTTTCCGGGGGTGTATGACGTCGAGAACACCATCGAGAAGGCCCGTCAGGAAATCAATATCGAGCTGCGCCCGGCGGCGGAGTCTCTGGGGGTGACCCTCGGTCAGGTGGCCGAGCAGGTGCGTCAGGCGTTTTACGGCGCCGAGGTACAACGCATTCCCCGCGGCATTGAGGACGTGCGGGTTCTGGTGCGCTATCCGCGCGAGGAGCGGGCGCATATTTCCCAACTGGATCGGATGCGTATCCGCCTGGCCGATGGCACCCAGATTCCCCTGCTCGACGTGGCCCGCATCGACTTCGTGCCCGGCTACTCCACCATTGAGCGCCGGGATCGCAAGCGCACCATCGGTATCAGCGCCAGCGTCGAGGAGGGCGAGGACGCCAATGCCATCGTGGCGGAACTGTTGCGCGAACACCTGCCCGAGTGGCAGCAGCGGTTCCCGGGGCTGACCCTGTCCCCCGATGGCAATATGCAGGACCAGGCGGACTTCATGAGTTCGATGAGCAAGAACTTTGTCCTGGCGGTGCTGCTGATCTACGGCATCATGGCGGTCAACTTCCGCTCCTATTGGCAGCCCGTGATCATCCTGACCGCCATTCCTTTCGGCTTTATGGGCGCGGTCATCGGCCACCTGGTGATGGGCCGGGAAATCAGCATGCTGTCCATGCTCGGCTTTATCGCCTGTGCCGGGGTGGTGGTGAATGACAATCTGGTCCTGCTGGATCGGATCAACAGCCTGCGCCATCAAGGCCTGGTGGTGCTGGAGGCGGTGCTTCAGGCCGGGCGGGACCGTTTCCGGGCCATTGTGCTCACCTCGGTCACCACCTTTATTGGCCTGATGCCGATCATGGCGGAGCAGAGCGTGCAGGCGCGGTTCCTGATTCCGATGGTCATTTCCCTGGCCTTTGGGGTACTCTTTGCCACCACGGTGACCCTGATACTGGTGCCGACCCTGTACCTGGCCGCTGACCGGGTCGGGCAGCGCTGGGCGACCTGGCGCGGGCGTCGTCAGGGTCCAGACATTGATGACGATGGAGCCTTGAATGAACCAACCCCATGA
- a CDS encoding efflux RND transporter periplasmic adaptor subunit, with amino-acid sequence MRLFGWLRRVPLSLLIIVVGVLGFVALLNLKPRPEPRPEPEPPRPVVEVERVKLEDRALTVEAQGTVTPRRDIQLVSQVGGQIIESAPQFVAGGRFQKGDWLVRLDPRDYRNALAQAEAQLREAERLLAEERGRARQAEREWRDLGNAEANALFLRQPQIAAAEAAVASARAARDQTQLELERTEVRAPFDGRIRQTMADQGQFIGPGTPVADVYEDTLAQVRLPLTDAQAALLNLPFGDELTQAAQPSVTLHGRALGEDHQWSARLVRTEASLDPQSRMLYAVAELPEPFNTERHGAPLLMGSFVTAEIEGKPLTDIVSLPITAVFQRDRLYSVSEDGEVVEKQVRVLTIEGERIWVKGDLRDGEPVITDRQGYVSPGVSVRIAGEEESTPEPAEDEDEPAEPEAEGGV; translated from the coding sequence TTGAGGTTATTTGGCTGGTTGCGGCGCGTGCCTTTGTCGCTGTTGATTATTGTGGTGGGCGTGCTGGGCTTCGTGGCGCTGCTCAATCTCAAGCCCCGGCCCGAGCCCCGCCCGGAGCCCGAGCCACCCCGCCCAGTGGTGGAGGTGGAGCGGGTGAAGTTGGAGGACCGGGCGCTGACCGTCGAGGCCCAGGGTACCGTCACGCCGCGTCGGGATATCCAACTGGTCAGTCAGGTGGGTGGGCAGATCATCGAGTCGGCACCGCAATTTGTGGCCGGCGGTCGGTTCCAGAAAGGGGATTGGCTGGTGCGGCTGGACCCTCGGGACTACCGCAATGCCCTCGCCCAGGCCGAAGCTCAACTGCGTGAGGCGGAGCGTCTGCTGGCCGAAGAGCGCGGCCGGGCCCGTCAGGCCGAGCGCGAGTGGCGGGATCTGGGCAATGCCGAGGCCAATGCGCTGTTTCTGCGCCAGCCCCAGATTGCCGCGGCCGAGGCGGCAGTGGCCTCCGCCCGGGCGGCGCGGGACCAGACCCAGTTGGAGCTGGAGCGCACCGAGGTACGCGCGCCCTTCGATGGTCGCATCCGACAGACCATGGCCGATCAGGGGCAGTTTATCGGGCCGGGCACGCCCGTGGCGGACGTTTATGAAGACACCCTCGCCCAGGTGCGCCTGCCCTTGACCGATGCTCAGGCGGCGCTGCTCAACCTGCCCTTTGGTGATGAACTGACCCAAGCGGCCCAACCATCGGTGACCCTGCACGGGCGAGCCTTGGGCGAAGACCACCAGTGGTCGGCCCGCTTGGTGCGCACCGAGGCCAGCCTGGACCCGCAGTCGCGCATGCTGTACGCCGTGGCGGAACTGCCGGAGCCCTTCAACACCGAGCGTCATGGCGCGCCGCTGCTGATGGGTTCCTTTGTGACCGCCGAGATTGAAGGCAAGCCGCTGACCGATATCGTTTCTTTGCCGATCACCGCCGTGTTTCAGCGCGACCGGCTGTACAGCGTCAGCGAGGACGGCGAGGTGGTGGAAAAGCAGGTGCGGGTACTCACCATCGAGGGCGAGCGAATCTGGGTCAAGGGGGATCTGCGCGACGGCGAGCCGGTGATCACCGACCGTCAGGGCTATGTCAGCCCGGGTGTGTCGGTCCGGATTGCCGGTGAGGAGGAGTCAACCCCAGAGCCTGCTGAAGACGAAGACGAGCCGGCGGAGCCGGAGGCTGAGGGCGGCGTATGA